One part of the Nostoc sp. PCC 7120 = FACHB-418 genome encodes these proteins:
- a CDS encoding pentapeptide repeat-containing protein: MPANKTDKLWRWLIGITVIFAVTIAVILFASSNPQGLTIQQKLQSRNQALTITAIIFLGLGVMINAYYAAKRVDVISKSALAAEKNLEISIQNAKLSEDRLISERLMTAVTQLGHDKIETRTGAIYVLEKVAQDFPQEHWTVIEILTAFIRENAAVREVEEQKEDESQPTSLSRYKQGERRTPQLPLNVHEESPKIRRDIQVALTVVGRRNYLQEEADKRLDLRNINLRRVELLGANLQRADLRGCDFRGADLRGCDFSGANLEGAELAGSILFEANFLKANLQGANIQGANLNRAELGGANLRSANLMGASLRAANLPGANLYKVNLQHAILKLANLCGAKLFLANLQGAKLGKANLSLCGLIGANLQGANLNGANLAEANLNAAKLQQAEMLFVDFTEASLTEADLCKANLMGANLQRASLYQANLFQCNLVGANLSDTNFCDVKLAGAILTGVKNLKPQQVSIAIGDRTTRLPDNVEIPIHWRQSS; encoded by the coding sequence ATGCCTGCTAATAAGACAGACAAATTATGGCGTTGGTTGATTGGCATAACCGTGATATTTGCCGTTACTATAGCTGTGATTTTATTTGCATCTTCCAACCCTCAAGGGTTGACCATACAACAAAAATTACAATCTAGAAATCAAGCACTAACAATTACTGCCATTATTTTTTTGGGATTGGGGGTAATGATTAATGCTTACTACGCAGCCAAGCGCGTAGATGTCATTAGTAAAAGTGCTTTGGCTGCCGAAAAAAACTTAGAAATTAGCATTCAAAATGCCAAACTATCTGAAGATAGATTAATTTCGGAACGTCTGATGACTGCGGTTACCCAACTTGGACATGACAAAATTGAAACCCGCACAGGGGCAATTTATGTGTTAGAAAAAGTTGCCCAAGATTTTCCCCAAGAACACTGGACAGTTATCGAAATCCTGACAGCTTTTATTCGAGAGAATGCTGCTGTTCGAGAAGTAGAAGAGCAGAAGGAAGATGAATCACAGCCAACATCCCTGAGTAGGTATAAGCAAGGTGAGCGTCGAACACCACAGTTGCCCTTGAATGTTCATGAGGAATCACCAAAAATTCGTAGGGATATTCAAGTAGCTTTGACGGTTGTTGGTAGACGTAACTACTTACAAGAGGAGGCAGATAAACGACTTGATTTGCGTAATATTAATCTCAGGCGAGTAGAACTATTGGGAGCAAATTTACAACGAGCAGATTTGCGGGGTTGTGATTTTCGCGGAGCAGATTTGCGGGGTTGTGATTTCAGTGGAGCAAATCTTGAGGGTGCAGAATTAGCTGGCTCTATTCTGTTTGAGGCTAATTTCTTGAAAGCAAATTTGCAAGGAGCAAATATACAAGGCGCAAATTTAAATCGTGCAGAACTTGGTGGTGCAAATTTACGCAGTGCTAATCTTATGGGTGCAAGTCTGCGTGCAGCGAATTTGCCTGGTGCTAATCTTTATAAAGTCAATTTGCAACACGCAATATTGAAATTGGCTAATCTTTGCGGTGCAAAGCTGTTCTTAGCTAACCTACAAGGAGCAAAACTTGGTAAAGCTAATCTATCTCTTTGTGGTCTCATTGGCGCAAATTTACAAGGTGCTAATCTCAACGGGGCGAATCTTGCTGAAGCGAATTTAAATGCAGCCAAGTTACAACAAGCGGAGATGTTATTTGTTGACTTCACGGAGGCCAGTTTGACGGAAGCAGACTTGTGTAAAGCCAATTTGATGGGAGCAAATTTACAAAGAGCCAGCCTCTATCAAGCAAATCTTTTTCAGTGCAATCTCGTAGGGGCTAACCTATCTGATACTAACTTTTGTGATGTTAAATTAGCCGGAGCAATTCTCACAGGAGTCAAAAATTTAAAACCTCAACAAGTTAGCATTGCCATAGGCGATCGCACGACTCGCTTACCTGATAATGTGGAAATACCAATACATTGGCGACAATCTAGTTAA